In Cydia splendana chromosome 3, ilCydSple1.2, whole genome shotgun sequence, one DNA window encodes the following:
- the LOC134806373 gene encoding sucrose-6-phosphate hydrolase-like translates to MTETVLKIILISLVYNIGAHGQVVNDRYYPRYHLAPPYGWMNDPNGFCVYNNEYHLFYQHNPNSSLTSTLVHWGHAKSPDLVSWEHLPIAMYPDQWYDAGGVFSGSALVENDTMHIFYTGNVNLEGQTPDHANRQAYATSTDGVTVTKYASNPIIPGDDRQPNFRDPKVWKHEDTYYMVLGNSYNNDSLGRILLYSSTDKISWNEVSVLDQSTGTLGYMWECPDFFELDGKYVLLFSPQGVAAQGDKYKNLYQTGYILGDFDYSTLKFTPTSEFKELDHGHDVYATQTVLDNQGRRIVIAWFDMWDQNYPERYDGFTGLMTLPRELKLSSDGTIIQKPVEEMSRAQGRSLIPGRGHRGSSRVYTLRDKAGEINVHADASNDLNLYIESGSVRVTLSYDAAKGQVTLNRGGTDGVRRTEWKPSGQLKWRIFVDASSVELFCGEGEVTFSSRFFPDGPIKVRLGQQSRAEHISVHEILRTVPHGGHDNERWHVCVGG, encoded by the coding sequence ATGACGGAGACGGTTTTAAAGATTATACTTATTTCACTCGTATATAATATTGGAGCTCATGGACAAGTAGTTAATGACAGGTACTACCCACGCTACCACCTGGCTCCGCCCTACGGGTGGATGAACGATCCCAACGGATTTTGTGTCTACAACAACGAGTACCATCTCTTCTACCAGCACAACCCTAACAGCAGCTTGACTTCCACGCTCGTGCATTGGGGTCATGCCAAGAGCCCCGACCTCGTCAGCTGGGAACACCTCCCCATTGCCATGTACCCTGACCAGTGGTACGACGCAGGTGGAGTGTTTTCTGGAAGTGCgctagttgaaaatgatactatgCACATATTCTACACTGGAAATGTTAACTTAGAAGGACAAACGCCTGACCATGCCAATAGGCAAGCTTACGCAACGAGTACAGATGGAGTCACTGTTACTAAATACGCAAGTAACCCGATAATTCCCGGTGATGACCGCCAGCCAAATTTTCGTGACCCCAAAGTTTGGAAACACGAAGATACGTACTACATGGTCTTGGGAAATTCCTACAATAACGACAGCTTAGGTCGCATTCTTCTTTACTCCTCCACTGACAAGATAAGTTGGAACGAAGTGTCTGTTCTCGACCAATCTACCGGCACTCTTGGCTACATGTGGGAATGCCCTGATTTCTTCGAGCTCGATGGGAAATATGTACTTCTGTTTTCACCACAAGGTGTTGCAGCTCAGGGGGATAAATACAAAAACTTGTACCAAACGGGTTACATACTAGGTGATTTTGATTACTCGACTCTTAAATTTACTCCTACATCCGAATTCAAGGAACTCGATCACGGTCATGATGTGTACGCAACTCAGACTGTACTGGACAACCAGGGACGTAGAATTGTGATTGCTTGGTTTGATATGTGGGACCAAAATTACCCGGAACGCTACGATGGTTTCACTGGTCTCATGACCTTACCTAGAGAATTGAAGCTTTCTTCAGATGGAACTATTATTCAGAAGCCAGTAGAAGAAATGTCTAGAGCTCAAGGGCGCAGTTTGATCCCCGGAAGAGGGCACAGGGGAAGCTCAAGAGTTTATACTCTACGAGACAAAGCCGGAGAAATTAATGTTCATGCTGATGCTTCTAATGACCTTAATTTATACATCGAGTCTGGATCTGTGCGAGTGACTCTATCTTACGATGCAGCCAAGGGCCAGGTGACGCTGAATCGTGGAGGCACCGACGGTGTCCGTCGCACAGAATGGAAACCTTCAGGACAGTTAAAATGGAGAATCTTTGTGGATGCGAGCTCTGTTGAGCTGTTTTGTGGGGAAGGCGAGGTAACTTTCTCGAGCCGATTCTTCCCTGATGGTCCTATCAAAGTTCGCTTAGGACAACAGTCGAGGGCTGAACATATTAGCGTTCATGAGATATTGCGCACTGTCCCTCACGGCGGACATGATAACGAGAGATGGCACGTTTGTGTTGGAGGTTAA